The Thamnophis elegans isolate rThaEle1 chromosome Z, rThaEle1.pri, whole genome shotgun sequence genome contains a region encoding:
- the TMUB2 gene encoding transmembrane and ubiquitin-like domain-containing protein 2, which produces MEPPEITIIEGVGDEVTVVAGIVVLIMALVLAWLSTYVADGSNHLLGTVVANGDSSVIHLNPIENYVGNSVSEQSEPQNATENTEEKADEGSASGTGPTVEQVDNGSGSDTLDCLLDIQGLPQRTLSIDGVSQESQGVPQTVANMEESEPNTGFIKVRLKFLNDTEEVAIVKPEDTIGILKSKYFPGQESQMKFIYQGQLLQDQARSLQSLNILDNCVIHCHLSQTVSAIPDTVVAPSEAGGITLSMSDLMIPIFMLMLAVIWYFRINYRQLFTAPATISLVGVTVFFSFLVFGMYGR; this is translated from the exons ATGGAGCCTCCTGAGATTACCATAATTGAAGGTGTGGGAGATGAAGTGACTGTGGTGGCTGGTATAGTGGTCCTTATTATGGCCTTGGTCTTGGCCTGGCTCTCTACGTATGTTGCAGATGGTAGCAACCATCTTCTAGGAACTGTTGTGGCCAATGGAGATTCATCAGTGATCCATCTAAACCCTATTGAAAATTATGTGGGAAATTCTGTTTCTGAACAATCTGAGCCACAGAATGCTACAGAAAATACTGAAGAAAAGGCAGATGAAGGTTCAGCTTCTGGCACCGGTCCAACAGTAGAGCAAGTTGACAACGGCAGTGGCTCTGATACTTTAGACTGTCTATTGGACAttcagggtctgccacaaaggACCTTGTCAATAGATGGTGTTTCTCAGGAAAGTCAGGGAGTTCCACAAACAGTAGCCAATATGGAGGAAAGTGAGCCAAACACAGGATTCATCAAAGTGCGTCTCAAATTCCTCAATGATACAGAAGAAGTGGCTATTGTAAAGCCAGAAGACACCATAGGCATACTGAAGAG CAAATATTTCCCAGGCCAGGAAAGTCAGATGAAATTTATCTACCAGGGTCAACTGCTACAAGATCAGGCACGGTCTCTGCAGTCCCTCAATATACTGGACAATTGTGTAATCCACTGTCATCTCTCCCAGACCGTTTCTGCCATTCCTGACACTGTGGTAGCACCATCAGAAGCTGGGGGGATTACTTTGAGCATGAGTGACTTGATGATTCCCATTTTTATGCTGATGCTGGCAGTGATCTGGTATTTCCGCATCAACTACCGCCAGTTATTCACAGCACCTGCCACCATTTCCTTGGTTGGAGTGACTGTATTTTTTAGTTTTCTTGTTTTTGGGATGTATGGACGGTGA